The window CGCCTCAGAGCATTTAATGAGATGCCACTAAGTTGCGCTAAAGAGCGCATCGATAGTTTCCTCTCCAAACGCAATTCTTTAATTTTCTTCCCTAAATCGAATTTTATTGGTGTTGGGTTTTTCTGCATCATTACTACGAAGCAAACTCGCTCATTATGACTGAACGTGGATCTCGAATAGCTAATTATAACTCGAATTCGTGGAAATCCTTTTTTCTCGATATCCGATAGGTTTAGATGGTTTTTATGACTTTTGTAACCCAGGTTTGAGAAGGATTGTCCTTGTGAAATCTTGAACAATAAATTAAAGTATTTGTGTCAATATTTGACAAATGCGAGATTTTAAACAAAGGGATTTGGACGATGGACCGTACAATTTTACCTACATTTGACCCCGTTCATGACGTTTTGCACTATGAGAAGAAACCGCTCGATGTGTTGTTTGCCCCGAAAAATGTCGCCCTGATTGGTGCAACTGAATCGCCAAATACGGTGGGACGAACAGTCTTATGGAATTTAATTAGCAGTCCATTTGGTGGAGCAGTTTTTCCTGTCAACCCCAAACGCTCCAGTGTGTTGGGTATCAAGGCTTATCCATCTATTGCGGATGTTCCCGAACCGGTTGATGTAGTTGTGGTCACCACCCCCGCCCCAACCATCCCGGAGATCATTCGGCAGTCCGTTGAAGTTGGAGTCAAAGGCGCAATTATTATCTCAGCCGGCTTCAAGGAAATCGGTCCCGAAGGAGCTGAGTTGGAACGTCAAATCCTTGAACATGCCCGCCGAGGGAATATGCGCATCATTGGGCCAAATTGCCTGGGTGTTATGTGCCCAATTACCGGTTTCAACGCCACCTTTGCTTCAACCATTGCGCATAAAGGATCCGTTGGGTTTATCAGCCAAAGCGGAGCGTTATGCACCGCCGTTCTCGATTGGAGTCTAAAAGTAAACGTCGGATTTAGCGCTTTTGTTTCAATTGGCTCAATGCTCGACGTCGGCTGGGGAGACTTAATTTACTACCTTGGAGACGACCCAAATACAGACAGCATTGTAATCTATATGGAGACCATTGGAGATGCCCGGGCTTTTCTTTCAGCAGCCCGCGAAGTAGCCTACATCAAGCCGATCATCGTGATAAAACCCGGCCGCACAGCAGGGGCTGCCAAAGCCGCTGCGTCCCATACCGGATCGTTAACCGGCAGCGATGAAGTCCTTGAAGCTGCTTTTCGCCGCAGTGGCGTCTTGCGGGTGAATTCGATTGCCGAATTATTCTATATGGCAGATGTACTGGCAAAACAACCCCGTCCCAAAGGTCCACGCTTAACGATCCTGACCAATGCAGGCGGTCCGGGTGTGATTGCAACAGATGCATTAATTATGAACGGTGGTCAATTATCCGAACTTAGCGCCGAAACAATGGAAGCCCTGGATCAAATCCTGCCACCCGTATGGAGTAAAAATAACCCAATTGATATTATCGGAGATGCCAGTCCAGAACGCTATGCCAAAGCCCTGGAGGTTGCAGCCAAAGATCCCAATAGCGATGGTTTACTGGTCATCCTTACCCCACAGGCAATGACAGATCCAACCAAGACAGCTGAACAATTAGTGCCATATGCTCAAAGCCTCGAAAAACCCATTTTGGCGAGTTGGATGGGAGGCGAGGAAGTCGAAGAAGGAGCGCGCATTCTGACCCGCGCGAAAATCCCAAACTTCCCCTATCCCGATACTGCGGCTAGAATGTTTAACTATATGGCTCAATTTGCTGAAAACCTTGCCAGTTTGTATGAAACACCGCCGGCAAACAACACGGATATAACCGCTACCCTTAACAAAGAAGCCGCTGCCAGGATCATCGACAAGGTTCGCCAGGAAGGACGAACCCTGCTAACAGAATTCGAGTCCAAGCAAATCTTGAGTTGCTACCAGATACCCGTTGTCCAAACTCTGATCGCCGAGAACGAAGAGCAGGCTGTCCAATTTGCCAATCAAATTGGTTATCCAGTGGTCCTAAAACTGCACTCAGAGACCATTACCCATAAAACCGATGTCGGCGGCGTGCAATTGAACCTTCAATCGGATGAAGAGGTTCGCCAGGCGTTTCAGGCAATTAAGACCTCCTTACATACAAAAGTGGGTGAGAAATCTCAAGATGGCAAACCTCACTTCCTGGGTGTCACTGTTCAGCCAATGATCTCCCCTGAAGGATATGAAATTATCCTGGGAAGCAGTGTAGATCCCCAATTTGGTCCGGTACTCCTGTTTGGTTTAGGTGGACAATTAGTCGAGGTATTCAAAGATCGCGCCCTTGGTCTACCTCCCCTAAACGCCACTTTAGCCAGACGAATGATGGAACAAACAAAGATCTACAAAGCCCTGAAAGGGGTAAGAGGACGAAAATCTGTCGATCTCACCGCGCTCGAGCAGTTACTGGTGCGATTTAGCCGCCTGGTAACAGATAACCTGTGGATTAAAGAAATTGACATCAATCCTCTATTAGTTTCCCCAGATCGGATTGTTACCCTTGAT is drawn from Anaerolineae bacterium and contains these coding sequences:
- a CDS encoding Acetyl-CoA synthetase — translated: MDRTILPTFDPVHDVLHYEKKPLDVLFAPKNVALIGATESPNTVGRTVLWNLISSPFGGAVFPVNPKRSSVLGIKAYPSIADVPEPVDVVVVTTPAPTIPEIIRQSVEVGVKGAIIISAGFKEIGPEGAELERQILEHARRGNMRIIGPNCLGVMCPITGFNATFASTIAHKGSVGFISQSGALCTAVLDWSLKVNVGFSAFVSIGSMLDVGWGDLIYYLGDDPNTDSIVIYMETIGDARAFLSAAREVAYIKPIIVIKPGRTAGAAKAAASHTGSLTGSDEVLEAAFRRSGVLRVNSIAELFYMADVLAKQPRPKGPRLTILTNAGGPGVIATDALIMNGGQLSELSAETMEALDQILPPVWSKNNPIDIIGDASPERYAKALEVAAKDPNSDGLLVILTPQAMTDPTKTAEQLVPYAQSLEKPILASWMGGEEVEEGARILTRAKIPNFPYPDTAARMFNYMAQFAENLASLYETPPANNTDITATLNKEAAARIIDKVRQEGRTLLTEFESKQILSCYQIPVVQTLIAENEEQAVQFANQIGYPVVLKLHSETITHKTDVGGVQLNLQSDEEVRQAFQAIKTSLHTKVGEKSQDGKPHFLGVTVQPMISPEGYEIILGSSVDPQFGPVLLFGLGGQLVEVFKDRALGLPPLNATLARRMMEQTKIYKALKGVRGRKSVDLTALEQLLVRFSRLVTDNLWIKEIDINPLLVSPDRIVTLDARVVIHEPYLSEEQLPKLAIRPYPTQYVTTWTDKFNCTFTIRPTLPEDEHLLVKFHENLSDRTVYLRYLHPMLLSQRAAHERLARICHGDYDREITLVVEQEECESGERRIVGAGRLSKIHSLDEARFSILISDLYQGKGIGTELMKQILHVAREEKLRRIEAIITPDNEAMKHLFTKMGFDIHPINDNKLLCAEKMIQ